The Candidatus Poribacteria bacterium genome contains the following window.
CACGGCAACGCGCATGGGTTTGCCGGACTCCTGAGCGGCCTGCGCCTGCAAGATGCCTCGCGCCGCCAGGAACAACGCAGGCACGCCAAGCGCCACGCCCAGCGCGAACAGGACCCGAGTGCGTGCTTTCATCGTCGACACGGACACACTCCCGTCTGTCATCGGAACCGCCTAGAACGACGGACCCATCGAGAAGTGGAGGCGGGGTTGGAAGTCCCGCCGAAGGACGCGCTTCGTCTCCGGGTCGTAATACGGCACGGAGGTCAAAGGGATTCCGTACTCGAGGCGGATCAGGAACCCAGCCGCCAGTTCGAGGTGGACGCCGACCCCGACCCCGATATGGGGACTCAGGTCGCGCAGCACATTGCCAGAGCCCTCGTTCCAGACTTGCCCGGCATCGACAAACGCCAGCGTCCGTATCTGGTCGTTGATCCGCCACCGATATTCGGCATTAGCGTAGAACATGCTGTTGCCGCCGATGCCCGGTCGCACTTCGACGTTCGTGCCATTGATCGTCGTCGAACCGATTCTGTCGGGCAACAGACTGAAGTCGGGGTACCCTCGAACCGAGTCGATCCCTCCCAGCCAGTACCGTTCATAGAACAGGTACTGAGGATGGATGCCGCTGCGATCCTGCAAGTGACCTGCGCGGAAGTGCAGCGCGAGTACCAGCTTCCGCCAGGTGTCGAAGAACCGACTGCTTTCGACGGTGTACTTGCGGAAGGCGTTCCTGCCGCCCAGGGCTCCGCCCGAATGCTCGAAGAAGACGGTGTCTTCGCCGCCGCCGTTCGGGTCGAAGAGACTCGTGCGGTAGCGCCGCGTGTCTCGCGACAAGCCGACGCCGATGCTGCGGGTCTCCCGCGCTCCGATGACGAACTGCTCCTCGTCCTCCAGCGTGCTCAGGGGCAGGTAGCTGGCGCGAACCGTCTCGTCGCGCAGCGTGGCTTGGGCGGTGATGTCGCGGGATATCGGCGTGCTGAGACTCAGCGAAGCCCCTTGGCGGTAGTCGTCGTACGAGTTCTCAGCCGAGTTCCGATAGTCGTCGTAGCTGTACAGGTAGCGCCGCCGGTTGATGCTGTAGAGCTGCAGGTTCGCCGATGTGGGCGTCCCGAGAATCCAGGGCGTGCCGAAGCCGATCTGCCCGACTCGGCGCTCCCGCGCGCCCAACTCGCCTTTGACGTTGAGGCGATAGGCGCGCCCGAACAGGTTACCCTCGCCGACCTCGGCGACGCCGAAGATGCCGCTCTCAGACCCGTAGCCGCCCCCGATCGTGAAGAGCCCGGTTCGGACGTTCTCGGCGATCTGGACGACCAGGTCTTTGGCTTTCGGGTCATCCGTCGACACGGGCACGAACTCGAGCCCGCGAATGAACGAGCCCAACTGGATGATGTTCTGGTGGGCTTTCTGCAGGTTCGACGCCTTGAGCGGCTTACCCGGTTCCAGGTCCATCCGCGCCAGTTCGCGTCGGATGACGTATTCCTTCGTCTTGGTCAGACCGTCGATGCGCACCTGGTTGATCGTGATCGTGCTGCCCTCGCTGATCCGCAGGCGGATGCGGACGGTCTCCGCCTCGGAGTCCTGCAGCACGTCCGGCACGATATCGGCGAGGATGTTGCCCCGGTTCGCGTACAGGTCGCGAACGCGCTCCACGTCTTCGATATACGTCGTCTTGTTGAAGATCACGCCGGGCTCCATACGCAGCTCGGCTCTGACCTTCTGCTCGGAAATGGCAGGCGCGCTCTCGGCGATGGCGACCTCGTAACCCTCGAACACGAACTGGGCGCCCTCGTCGATCTGGAAGGCGACACGCAGCCCCTTCAAGTCCTCGTCGTAGCCGTTCTCGGCGCTGACCACGCGCGCATTAAGCGCCCCATGCTCATGGTAGGCATCGAGGATCGCCCCGGTATCTCCGCTGAAATCCTCGTCGTTGAACCGCTTGCCCCGCCTCGTCTTGACGACGTCTCGCAGAGCCTTGTCGGACAGGATGCTGTTGCCCTTGAACTCGACGCGCGCCACCTTGACGCGCTCGCCCTCGGTGAACGTCAAACGGACGCGCACCGCCCGGTCGTCCTCAACGGGGTCGACGGTCGGCTCGACCTTCGCGAAGTAGTATCCCTCCTTGCGGTACTCGTCGAGCGCCTTCGACATCGCCTGCCACAGGGCATATTCGCTGAACCGGCTCCCATCCTTGAGGGTCAGCAGCTTGCGGAGTTTGCCGGCGCTGACGTGCTTGGTTCCGACCAGCTCGACATCGCCGCGGACCGTCGGAAGCTCCTGGAGCACGAACGTGACGACCAGCCCGGACTCGGTCGGAGCCGCGTCGACCGAGACGTCGGCGAACGGACCGAAGTCGGCGTAGATGCGCCGGATGTCGTTGGAGAGGGATTCCTGCGAAATCTCATCGCCGACGCGGGTGAGGAAGTAGGACTTCGCAAGCATCAGGTCGCGGATCTGGCTATCGACGTTCTCGCTGCCCCGGACCTGGATATCGGCGATGACGAGAGGGTTCACGACCGTCGCGGGAGCTTCGGGCGCTGCCTCGCCCACCTGAGCGGGTTCACCGACGCCAGGTGCGACCGCCGGTTCCTGTGCGTAACCGGCTCCTGTGCCAAGGAGCGCCGCAAAGACAATCGCCAGTGCGCCTGGGCGCGCCGTTCGCGTCGAGCGTGATCCCATCGAGAATGGCTCCTCAACACCGGGCTCGGATTGCTCTGCATGTGTCCGTCGGATCGGAACATGGAACGAGCCGCAGGGAACCGGTGTTGACCTGGCGCTGCTGCCTACCGACCCATCGCACCCGCTCAGCAACTTCACATGATATCACGCGATCGGCGGACGGTCACCTGCGCGCGAATCGGTGTCGGAGATTGCCGGGTTCGACCGTCTGTGCTAGCGTGCGCTCCCAGCATGACTACTGGACGACGCAACACGGGAGGCGTTCGATGAGCGAGTGGCGGCTTTGGTACCGCGAGCCGGCGTCGCTATGGATGCAGGCAGTACCCATCGGCAACGGGCGGCTGGGGGCGATGGTCTTCGGAGGCGTCGACTCAGAGCGCATCCAGCTCAACGAGAGCAGCCTGTGGTCCGGAGGTCCCCAAGCGACCGACAACCCCGACGCCCTGAGCCATCTCGCCGAAGTGCGGAACGCCTACTTCGCTGGACAGTACCGGCGCGCTCATCAGCTTGCCGACAGCCGCCTGATGTCCGTCGGCGGCGGCTTCGAGGCGGCATACGGCGCGTCGTACCAAGTGCTCGCCGACCTCTGGATCGACACGCTGAACCCGACCGGTTCCGTTCACGAGTACCGCCGCGACCTCGACATCGGAACCGGCGTCGCGTCGACGGAGATCGCCGCCGGACGCACGCGCCTGATCCGCGAGTGCTTCGCCAGCATGGCAGACGACGTGATCGTCGTGCGTCTAGAGCCGGACAACCCGGGTTCGATCAGCGTCCGGCTGCGGCTCACGCGACCCGCCGACGCAACCGTTCGGGCTGCGGCTCCCAACTGCCTGCACCTGTCCGGGCAGTGCGACGGAGGAACCGGCATGCGCTTCGCCGCACAGGTCGTTGCCATCTGCTCCGGCGGAAGGCACTGGGCGGACGGCGATTCCATCTGTATCGAGGCCGCCGATGGCGTCACGATCCTCATCGCCGGCACGACGGACTACCGCGAGCCGATCCCGGACGGTCGATGCCGCCGGACCATCGAGGCGTGCCGAACGCAGCCGTACGAGTCGCTCCGCTCGCGCTCCGCCGAAGCCCACCAGAAGCTGTTCGACCGCGTCGACATCGATCTCGGTCGCTCGGCTGCCTCTGACCTGCCCACGCCGGACCGACTCAAGCACGTCCGCGCCGGCGGCGATGATCCGCACCTGCTGGCGCTTTACTTCCAGTACGGACGCTACCTGCTGATGGCATCCTCGATGCCCGGAGCCATGCCGGCGAACCTGCAGGGTCTATGGTGC
Protein-coding sequences here:
- a CDS encoding glycoside hydrolase family 95 protein, whose product is MAPQHRARIALHVSVGSEHGTSRREPVLTWRCCLPTHRTRSATSHDITRSADGHLRANRCRRLPGSTVCASVRSQHDYWTTQHGRRSMSEWRLWYREPASLWMQAVPIGNGRLGAMVFGGVDSERIQLNESSLWSGGPQATDNPDALSHLAEVRNAYFAGQYRRAHQLADSRLMSVGGGFEAAYGASYQVLADLWIDTLNPTGSVHEYRRDLDIGTGVASTEIAAGRTRLIRECFASMADDVIVVRLEPDNPGSISVRLRLTRPADATVRAAAPNCLHLSGQCDGGTGMRFAAQVVAICSGGRHWADGDSICIEAADGVTILIAGTTDYREPIPDGRCRRTIEACRTQPYESLRSRSAEAHQKLFDRVDIDLGRSAASDLPTPDRLKHVRAGGDDPHLLALYFQYGRYLLMASSMPGAMPANLQGLWCEELKPAWHSDYHLNINVQMNYWHAEVANLAECHLPLFDLIESLVEPGSKTARVHYDCPGWVAHTITNVWGFTSPGWSAGWGMWPTGGAWLCQHLWEHFAFGRDLDFLRRAYPTMRSCAEFFLHFLVEDPRTGGLVCGPSVSPENAYRSADGQTANVCMGPSMDQQLIWDLFTNCIEAADALGEDGEFRNRLIDARARLAGPRIGKHGQLQEWLEDFDEPEPGHRHISHAFALHPGRQITLRDTPELALAVRRTLERRLEHGGGHTGWSRAWFISFWARLEEPELAHENAVALLQD
- the bamA gene encoding outer membrane protein assembly factor BamA encodes the protein MGSRSTRTARPGALAIVFAALLGTGAGYAQEPAVAPGVGEPAQVGEAAPEAPATVVNPLVIADIQVRGSENVDSQIRDLMLAKSYFLTRVGDEISQESLSNDIRRIYADFGPFADVSVDAAPTESGLVVTFVLQELPTVRGDVELVGTKHVSAGKLRKLLTLKDGSRFSEYALWQAMSKALDEYRKEGYYFAKVEPTVDPVEDDRAVRVRLTFTEGERVKVARVEFKGNSILSDKALRDVVKTRRGKRFNDEDFSGDTGAILDAYHEHGALNARVVSAENGYDEDLKGLRVAFQIDEGAQFVFEGYEVAIAESAPAISEQKVRAELRMEPGVIFNKTTYIEDVERVRDLYANRGNILADIVPDVLQDSEAETVRIRLRISEGSTITINQVRIDGLTKTKEYVIRRELARMDLEPGKPLKASNLQKAHQNIIQLGSFIRGLEFVPVSTDDPKAKDLVVQIAENVRTGLFTIGGGYGSESGIFGVAEVGEGNLFGRAYRLNVKGELGARERRVGQIGFGTPWILGTPTSANLQLYSINRRRYLYSYDDYRNSAENSYDDYRQGASLSLSTPISRDITAQATLRDETVRASYLPLSTLEDEEQFVIGARETRSIGVGLSRDTRRYRTSLFDPNGGGEDTVFFEHSGGALGGRNAFRKYTVESSRFFDTWRKLVLALHFRAGHLQDRSGIHPQYLFYERYWLGGIDSVRGYPDFSLLPDRIGSTTINGTNVEVRPGIGGNSMFYANAEYRWRINDQIRTLAFVDAGQVWNEGSGNVLRDLSPHIGVGVGVHLELAAGFLIRLEYGIPLTSVPYYDPETKRVLRRDFQPRLHFSMGPSF